A part of Lacerta agilis isolate rLacAgi1 chromosome 7, rLacAgi1.pri, whole genome shotgun sequence genomic DNA contains:
- the LOC117049752 gene encoding synaptonemal complex protein 2-like: MRKREAASSTLLMEDEVSKSKRRFSDLSAGTSGKRSKLTRRQSRDETTIPSVTRKLFNSTEMEEETQEGHNLEELEEDIFSSKILEEGAGDSEVIAAFESFTQVLKKKFWSRYKRMAIYTQNVMRTSEQHILALLNQIHQSQLNELERFHKTVAQELSNLEKRTRFLSNLEKDTLEFWTKQSNILNKKMNNFCIRQMQRIQSMDSELEGAAKNLEDAAQNGKFEEAVDHEEERSKASVIASD; the protein is encoded by the exons ATGCGG AAACGTGAAGCTGCTTCTAGTACTTTGCTCATGGAGGATGAAGTCTCCAAATCCAAGCGGAGGTTTTCAG ATTTGTCAGCTGGTACCAGTGGAAAGCGCTCAAAGCTCACCAGGAGGCAATCCAGGGATGAGACTACCATTCCTTCTGTAACAAGAAAACTCTTCAACTCCACGGAGATGGAAGAGGAGACTCAGGAAG GCCATAATTTAGAAGAGTTAGAGGAAGACATATTTTCCTCCAAAATACTTGAGGAAGGAGCTGGCGATTCGGAGGTCATTGCTGCATTTGAAAGCTTCACACAAGTATTGAAGAAAAAGTTTTGG TCTAGGTACAAGAGGATGGCGATTTATACCCAAAACGTTATGAGGACGTCTGAACAGCATATTTTGGCATTATTGAATCAGATTCATCAGAGCCA GCTGAATGAACTGGAACGCTTCCACAAGACGGTTGCCCAGGAACTTTCCAATCTTGAGAAGAGAACTCGGTTTCTTTCAAACCTTGAGAAGGATActttg GAATTTTGGACTAAGCAATCCAACATACTCAACAAAAAAATGAACAATTTTTGTATTCGTCAAATGCAGAG GATACAGTCCATGGATTCAGAGCTGGAGGGAGCAGCAAAGAATCTGGAGGACGCAGCCCAAAATGGAAAG TTTGAAGAAGCAGTAGACCATGAGGAGGAGAGAAGCAAGGCCTCTGTCATTGCCTCTGACTGA